One window from the genome of Macaca fascicularis isolate 582-1 chromosome 7, T2T-MFA8v1.1 encodes:
- the CHRNA5 gene encoding neuronal acetylcholine receptor subunit alpha-5 isoform X3 — protein sequence MTTNVWLKQEWIDVKLRWNPDDYGGIKVIRVPSDSVWTPDIVLFDNADGRFEGTSTKTVVRYNGTVTWTPPANYKSSCTIDVTFFPFDLQNCSMKFGSWTYDGSQVDIILEDQDVDKRDFFDNGEWEIVSATGSKGNRTDSCCWYPYVTYSFVIKRLPLFYTLFLIIPCIGLSFLTVLVFYLPSNEGEKICLCTSVLVSLTVFLLVIEEIIPSSSKVIPLIGEYLVFTMIFVTLSIMVTVFAINIHHRSSSTHNAMAPWVRKIFLHKLPKLLCMRSHVDRYFTQKEETESGSGPESSRNTLETALDSIRYITRHIMKENDVREVVEDWKFIAQVLDRMFLWTFLFVSIVGSLGLFVPVIYKWANILIPVHIGNANK from the exons ATGACAACGAACGTCTGGTTGAAACAG gaaTGGATAGATGTAAAATTAAGATGGAACCCTGATGACTATGGTGGAATAAAAGTTATACGTGTTCCTTCAGACTCTGTCTGGACACCAGATATCGTTTTGTTTGATAA TGCAGATGGACGTTTTGAAGGGACCAGTACGAAAACAGTCGTCAGGTACAATGGCACTGTCACCTGGACTCCACCAGCAAACTACAAAAGTTCCTGTACCATAGATGTCACGTTTTTCCCATTTGACCTGCAGAACTGTTCCATGAAATTTGGTTCTTGGACTTACGATGGATCACAGGTTGATATAATTCTAGAGGACCAAGATGTAGACAAGAGAGATTTTTTTGATAATGGAGAATGGGAAATTGTGAGTGCAACGGGGAGCAAAGGAAACAGAACCGACAGCTGTTGCTGGTATCCATATGTCACTTACTCATTTGTAATCAAGCGCCTGCCTCTCTTTTATACCTTGTTCCTTATAATACCCTGTATTGGGCTATCATTTTTAACTGTACTTGTCTTCTATCTTCCTTCAAATGAAGGTGAAAAGATTTGTCTCTGCACTTCAGTACTTGTGTCTTTGACTGTCTTCCTTCTGGTTATTGAAGAGATCATACCCTCGTCTTCAAAAGTCATACCTCTGATTGGAGAGTATCTGGTATTTACTATGATTTTTGTGACACTGTCAATTATGGTAACCGTCTTCGCTATCAACATTCATCATCGTTCTTCCTCAACACATAATGCCATGGCGCCTTGGGTCCGCAAGATATTTCTTCACAAACTTCCCAAACTGCTTTGCATGAGAAGTCATGTAGATAGGTACTTCACTcagaaggaggaaactgagagtGGTAGTGGACCAGAATCTTCTAGAAACACATTGGAAACTGCGCTCGATTCTATTCGCTACATTACAAGACACATCATGAAGGAAAATGATGTCCGTGAG GTTGTTGAAGATTGGAAATTCATAGCCCAGGTTCTTGATCGGATGTTTCTGTGGACTTTTCTTTTCGTTTCAATTGTTGGATCTCTTGGGCTTTTTGTTCCTGTTATTTATAAATGGGCAAATATATTGATACCAGTTCATATTGGGAATGCAAATAAGTGA
- the CHRNA5 gene encoding neuronal acetylcholine receptor subunit alpha-5 isoform X7, with protein sequence MAARGSGPRALRLLLLVQLVAGCCGLAGAAGGAQGGLSEPSSIAKHEDSLLKDLFQDYERWVRPVEHLNDKIKIKFGLAISQLVDVDEKNQLMTTNVWLKQEWIDVKLRWNPDDYGGIKVIRVPSDSVWTPDIVLFDNADGRFEGTSTKTVVRYNGTVTWTPPANYKSSCTIDVTFFPFDLQNCSMKFGSWTYDGSQVDIILEDQDVDKRDFFDNGEWEIVSATGSKGNRTDSCCWLLKIGNS encoded by the exons ATGGCGGCACGGGGGTCTGGGCCCCGCGCGCTCCGCCTGCTGCTCTTGGTCCAGCTGGTCGCGGGGTGCTGCGGTCTGGCGGGCGCGGCGGGCGGCGCGCAGGGAG GATTATCTGAACCTTCTTCTATTGCAAAACATGAAGATAGTTTGCTTAAGGATTTATTTCAAGACTACGAAAGATGGGTTCGTCCTGTGGAACACctgaatgacaaaataaaaataaagtttggaCTTGCAATATCTCAATTGGTGGATGTG gatGAGAAAAATCAGTTAATGACAACGAACGTCTGGTTGAAACAG gaaTGGATAGATGTAAAATTAAGATGGAACCCTGATGACTATGGTGGAATAAAAGTTATACGTGTTCCTTCAGACTCTGTCTGGACACCAGATATCGTTTTGTTTGATAA TGCAGATGGACGTTTTGAAGGGACCAGTACGAAAACAGTCGTCAGGTACAATGGCACTGTCACCTGGACTCCACCAGCAAACTACAAAAGTTCCTGTACCATAGATGTCACGTTTTTCCCATTTGACCTGCAGAACTGTTCCATGAAATTTGGTTCTTGGACTTACGATGGATCACAGGTTGATATAATTCTAGAGGACCAAGATGTAGACAAGAGAGATTTTTTTGATAATGGAGAATGGGAAATTGTGAGTGCAACGGGGAGCAAAGGAAACAGAACCGACAGCTGTTGCTG GTTGTTGAAGATTGGAAATTCATAG
- the CHRNA5 gene encoding neuronal acetylcholine receptor subunit alpha-5 isoform X4 encodes MKFGSWTYDGSQVDIILEDQDVDKRDFFDNGEWEIVSATGSKGNRTDSCCWYPYVTYSFVIKRLPLFYTLFLIIPCIGLSFLTVLVFYLPSNEGEKICLCTSVLVSLTVFLLVIEEIIPSSSKVIPLIGEYLVFTMIFVTLSIMVTVFAINIHHRSSSTHNAMAPWVRKIFLHKLPKLLCMRSHVDRYFTQKEETESGSGPESSRNTLETALDSIRYITRHIMKENDVREVVEDWKFIAQVLDRMFLWTFLFVSIVGSLGLFVPVIYKWANILIPVHIGNANK; translated from the exons ATGAAATTTGGTTCTTGGACTTACGATGGATCACAGGTTGATATAATTCTAGAGGACCAAGATGTAGACAAGAGAGATTTTTTTGATAATGGAGAATGGGAAATTGTGAGTGCAACGGGGAGCAAAGGAAACAGAACCGACAGCTGTTGCTGGTATCCATATGTCACTTACTCATTTGTAATCAAGCGCCTGCCTCTCTTTTATACCTTGTTCCTTATAATACCCTGTATTGGGCTATCATTTTTAACTGTACTTGTCTTCTATCTTCCTTCAAATGAAGGTGAAAAGATTTGTCTCTGCACTTCAGTACTTGTGTCTTTGACTGTCTTCCTTCTGGTTATTGAAGAGATCATACCCTCGTCTTCAAAAGTCATACCTCTGATTGGAGAGTATCTGGTATTTACTATGATTTTTGTGACACTGTCAATTATGGTAACCGTCTTCGCTATCAACATTCATCATCGTTCTTCCTCAACACATAATGCCATGGCGCCTTGGGTCCGCAAGATATTTCTTCACAAACTTCCCAAACTGCTTTGCATGAGAAGTCATGTAGATAGGTACTTCACTcagaaggaggaaactgagagtGGTAGTGGACCAGAATCTTCTAGAAACACATTGGAAACTGCGCTCGATTCTATTCGCTACATTACAAGACACATCATGAAGGAAAATGATGTCCGTGAG GTTGTTGAAGATTGGAAATTCATAGCCCAGGTTCTTGATCGGATGTTTCTGTGGACTTTTCTTTTCGTTTCAATTGTTGGATCTCTTGGGCTTTTTGTTCCTGTTATTTATAAATGGGCAAATATATTGATACCAGTTCATATTGGGAATGCAAATAAGTGA
- the CHRNA5 gene encoding neuronal acetylcholine receptor subunit alpha-5 isoform X6 produces MAARGSGPRALRLLLLVQLVAGCCGLAGAAGGAQGGLSEPSSIAKHEDSLLKDLFQDYERWVRPVEHLNDKIKIKFGLAISQLVDVVGDEKNQLMTTNVWLKQEWIDVKLRWNPDDYGGIKVIRVPSDSVWTPDIVLFDNADGRFEGTSTKTVVRYNGTVTWTPPANYKSSCTIDVTFFPFDLQNCSMKFGSWTYDGSQVDIILEDQDVDKRDFFDNGEWEIVSATGSKGNRTDSCCWLLKIGNS; encoded by the exons ATGGCGGCACGGGGGTCTGGGCCCCGCGCGCTCCGCCTGCTGCTCTTGGTCCAGCTGGTCGCGGGGTGCTGCGGTCTGGCGGGCGCGGCGGGCGGCGCGCAGGGAG GATTATCTGAACCTTCTTCTATTGCAAAACATGAAGATAGTTTGCTTAAGGATTTATTTCAAGACTACGAAAGATGGGTTCGTCCTGTGGAACACctgaatgacaaaataaaaataaagtttggaCTTGCAATATCTCAATTGGTGGATGTGGTAGGT gatGAGAAAAATCAGTTAATGACAACGAACGTCTGGTTGAAACAG gaaTGGATAGATGTAAAATTAAGATGGAACCCTGATGACTATGGTGGAATAAAAGTTATACGTGTTCCTTCAGACTCTGTCTGGACACCAGATATCGTTTTGTTTGATAA TGCAGATGGACGTTTTGAAGGGACCAGTACGAAAACAGTCGTCAGGTACAATGGCACTGTCACCTGGACTCCACCAGCAAACTACAAAAGTTCCTGTACCATAGATGTCACGTTTTTCCCATTTGACCTGCAGAACTGTTCCATGAAATTTGGTTCTTGGACTTACGATGGATCACAGGTTGATATAATTCTAGAGGACCAAGATGTAGACAAGAGAGATTTTTTTGATAATGGAGAATGGGAAATTGTGAGTGCAACGGGGAGCAAAGGAAACAGAACCGACAGCTGTTGCTG GTTGTTGAAGATTGGAAATTCATAG
- the CHRNA5 gene encoding neuronal acetylcholine receptor subunit alpha-5 isoform X5 has protein sequence MAARGSGPRALRLLLLVQLVAGCCGLAGAAGGAQGGLSEPSSIAKHEDSLLKDLFQDYERWVRPVEHLNDKIKIKFGLAISQLVDVVGDEKNQLMTTNVWLKQEWIDVKLRWNPDDYGGIKVIRVPSDSVWTPDIVLFDNADGRFEGTSTKTVVRYNGTVTWTPPANYKSSCTIDVTFFPFDLQNCSMKFGSWTYDGSQVDIILEDQDVDKRDFFDNGEWEIVVEDWKFIAQVLDRMFLWTFLFVSIVGSLGLFVPVIYKWANILIPVHIGNANK, from the exons ATGGCGGCACGGGGGTCTGGGCCCCGCGCGCTCCGCCTGCTGCTCTTGGTCCAGCTGGTCGCGGGGTGCTGCGGTCTGGCGGGCGCGGCGGGCGGCGCGCAGGGAG GATTATCTGAACCTTCTTCTATTGCAAAACATGAAGATAGTTTGCTTAAGGATTTATTTCAAGACTACGAAAGATGGGTTCGTCCTGTGGAACACctgaatgacaaaataaaaataaagtttggaCTTGCAATATCTCAATTGGTGGATGTGGTAGGT gatGAGAAAAATCAGTTAATGACAACGAACGTCTGGTTGAAACAG gaaTGGATAGATGTAAAATTAAGATGGAACCCTGATGACTATGGTGGAATAAAAGTTATACGTGTTCCTTCAGACTCTGTCTGGACACCAGATATCGTTTTGTTTGATAA TGCAGATGGACGTTTTGAAGGGACCAGTACGAAAACAGTCGTCAGGTACAATGGCACTGTCACCTGGACTCCACCAGCAAACTACAAAAGTTCCTGTACCATAGATGTCACGTTTTTCCCATTTGACCTGCAGAACTGTTCCATGAAATTTGGTTCTTGGACTTACGATGGATCACAGGTTGATATAATTCTAGAGGACCAAGATGTAGACAAGAGAGATTTTTTTGATAATGGAGAATGGGAAATT GTTGTTGAAGATTGGAAATTCATAGCCCAGGTTCTTGATCGGATGTTTCTGTGGACTTTTCTTTTCGTTTCAATTGTTGGATCTCTTGGGCTTTTTGTTCCTGTTATTTATAAATGGGCAAATATATTGATACCAGTTCATATTGGGAATGCAAATAAGTGA
- the CHRNA5 gene encoding neuronal acetylcholine receptor subunit alpha-5 isoform X2 encodes MAARGSGPRALRLLLLVQLVAGCCGLAGAAGGAQGGLSEPSSIAKHEDSLLKDLFQDYERWVRPVEHLNDKIKIKFGLAISQLVDVDEKNQLMTTNVWLKQEWIDVKLRWNPDDYGGIKVIRVPSDSVWTPDIVLFDNADGRFEGTSTKTVVRYNGTVTWTPPANYKSSCTIDVTFFPFDLQNCSMKFGSWTYDGSQVDIILEDQDVDKRDFFDNGEWEIVSATGSKGNRTDSCCWYPYVTYSFVIKRLPLFYTLFLIIPCIGLSFLTVLVFYLPSNEGEKICLCTSVLVSLTVFLLVIEEIIPSSSKVIPLIGEYLVFTMIFVTLSIMVTVFAINIHHRSSSTHNAMAPWVRKIFLHKLPKLLCMRSHVDRYFTQKEETESGSGPESSRNTLETALDSIRYITRHIMKENDVREVVEDWKFIAQVLDRMFLWTFLFVSIVGSLGLFVPVIYKWANILIPVHIGNANK; translated from the exons ATGGCGGCACGGGGGTCTGGGCCCCGCGCGCTCCGCCTGCTGCTCTTGGTCCAGCTGGTCGCGGGGTGCTGCGGTCTGGCGGGCGCGGCGGGCGGCGCGCAGGGAG GATTATCTGAACCTTCTTCTATTGCAAAACATGAAGATAGTTTGCTTAAGGATTTATTTCAAGACTACGAAAGATGGGTTCGTCCTGTGGAACACctgaatgacaaaataaaaataaagtttggaCTTGCAATATCTCAATTGGTGGATGTG gatGAGAAAAATCAGTTAATGACAACGAACGTCTGGTTGAAACAG gaaTGGATAGATGTAAAATTAAGATGGAACCCTGATGACTATGGTGGAATAAAAGTTATACGTGTTCCTTCAGACTCTGTCTGGACACCAGATATCGTTTTGTTTGATAA TGCAGATGGACGTTTTGAAGGGACCAGTACGAAAACAGTCGTCAGGTACAATGGCACTGTCACCTGGACTCCACCAGCAAACTACAAAAGTTCCTGTACCATAGATGTCACGTTTTTCCCATTTGACCTGCAGAACTGTTCCATGAAATTTGGTTCTTGGACTTACGATGGATCACAGGTTGATATAATTCTAGAGGACCAAGATGTAGACAAGAGAGATTTTTTTGATAATGGAGAATGGGAAATTGTGAGTGCAACGGGGAGCAAAGGAAACAGAACCGACAGCTGTTGCTGGTATCCATATGTCACTTACTCATTTGTAATCAAGCGCCTGCCTCTCTTTTATACCTTGTTCCTTATAATACCCTGTATTGGGCTATCATTTTTAACTGTACTTGTCTTCTATCTTCCTTCAAATGAAGGTGAAAAGATTTGTCTCTGCACTTCAGTACTTGTGTCTTTGACTGTCTTCCTTCTGGTTATTGAAGAGATCATACCCTCGTCTTCAAAAGTCATACCTCTGATTGGAGAGTATCTGGTATTTACTATGATTTTTGTGACACTGTCAATTATGGTAACCGTCTTCGCTATCAACATTCATCATCGTTCTTCCTCAACACATAATGCCATGGCGCCTTGGGTCCGCAAGATATTTCTTCACAAACTTCCCAAACTGCTTTGCATGAGAAGTCATGTAGATAGGTACTTCACTcagaaggaggaaactgagagtGGTAGTGGACCAGAATCTTCTAGAAACACATTGGAAACTGCGCTCGATTCTATTCGCTACATTACAAGACACATCATGAAGGAAAATGATGTCCGTGAG GTTGTTGAAGATTGGAAATTCATAGCCCAGGTTCTTGATCGGATGTTTCTGTGGACTTTTCTTTTCGTTTCAATTGTTGGATCTCTTGGGCTTTTTGTTCCTGTTATTTATAAATGGGCAAATATATTGATACCAGTTCATATTGGGAATGCAAATAAGTGA
- the CHRNA5 gene encoding neuronal acetylcholine receptor subunit alpha-5 isoform X1, producing the protein MAARGSGPRALRLLLLVQLVAGCCGLAGAAGGAQGGLSEPSSIAKHEDSLLKDLFQDYERWVRPVEHLNDKIKIKFGLAISQLVDVVGDEKNQLMTTNVWLKQEWIDVKLRWNPDDYGGIKVIRVPSDSVWTPDIVLFDNADGRFEGTSTKTVVRYNGTVTWTPPANYKSSCTIDVTFFPFDLQNCSMKFGSWTYDGSQVDIILEDQDVDKRDFFDNGEWEIVSATGSKGNRTDSCCWYPYVTYSFVIKRLPLFYTLFLIIPCIGLSFLTVLVFYLPSNEGEKICLCTSVLVSLTVFLLVIEEIIPSSSKVIPLIGEYLVFTMIFVTLSIMVTVFAINIHHRSSSTHNAMAPWVRKIFLHKLPKLLCMRSHVDRYFTQKEETESGSGPESSRNTLETALDSIRYITRHIMKENDVREVVEDWKFIAQVLDRMFLWTFLFVSIVGSLGLFVPVIYKWANILIPVHIGNANK; encoded by the exons ATGGCGGCACGGGGGTCTGGGCCCCGCGCGCTCCGCCTGCTGCTCTTGGTCCAGCTGGTCGCGGGGTGCTGCGGTCTGGCGGGCGCGGCGGGCGGCGCGCAGGGAG GATTATCTGAACCTTCTTCTATTGCAAAACATGAAGATAGTTTGCTTAAGGATTTATTTCAAGACTACGAAAGATGGGTTCGTCCTGTGGAACACctgaatgacaaaataaaaataaagtttggaCTTGCAATATCTCAATTGGTGGATGTGGTAGGT gatGAGAAAAATCAGTTAATGACAACGAACGTCTGGTTGAAACAG gaaTGGATAGATGTAAAATTAAGATGGAACCCTGATGACTATGGTGGAATAAAAGTTATACGTGTTCCTTCAGACTCTGTCTGGACACCAGATATCGTTTTGTTTGATAA TGCAGATGGACGTTTTGAAGGGACCAGTACGAAAACAGTCGTCAGGTACAATGGCACTGTCACCTGGACTCCACCAGCAAACTACAAAAGTTCCTGTACCATAGATGTCACGTTTTTCCCATTTGACCTGCAGAACTGTTCCATGAAATTTGGTTCTTGGACTTACGATGGATCACAGGTTGATATAATTCTAGAGGACCAAGATGTAGACAAGAGAGATTTTTTTGATAATGGAGAATGGGAAATTGTGAGTGCAACGGGGAGCAAAGGAAACAGAACCGACAGCTGTTGCTGGTATCCATATGTCACTTACTCATTTGTAATCAAGCGCCTGCCTCTCTTTTATACCTTGTTCCTTATAATACCCTGTATTGGGCTATCATTTTTAACTGTACTTGTCTTCTATCTTCCTTCAAATGAAGGTGAAAAGATTTGTCTCTGCACTTCAGTACTTGTGTCTTTGACTGTCTTCCTTCTGGTTATTGAAGAGATCATACCCTCGTCTTCAAAAGTCATACCTCTGATTGGAGAGTATCTGGTATTTACTATGATTTTTGTGACACTGTCAATTATGGTAACCGTCTTCGCTATCAACATTCATCATCGTTCTTCCTCAACACATAATGCCATGGCGCCTTGGGTCCGCAAGATATTTCTTCACAAACTTCCCAAACTGCTTTGCATGAGAAGTCATGTAGATAGGTACTTCACTcagaaggaggaaactgagagtGGTAGTGGACCAGAATCTTCTAGAAACACATTGGAAACTGCGCTCGATTCTATTCGCTACATTACAAGACACATCATGAAGGAAAATGATGTCCGTGAG GTTGTTGAAGATTGGAAATTCATAGCCCAGGTTCTTGATCGGATGTTTCTGTGGACTTTTCTTTTCGTTTCAATTGTTGGATCTCTTGGGCTTTTTGTTCCTGTTATTTATAAATGGGCAAATATATTGATACCAGTTCATATTGGGAATGCAAATAAGTGA
- the CHRNA3 gene encoding neuronal acetylcholine receptor subunit alpha-3 isoform X2 produces MRVPAQKIWKPDIVLYNNAVGDFQVDDKTKALLKYTGEVTWMPPAIFKSSCKIDVTYFPFDYQNCTMKFGSWSYDKAKIDLVLIGSSMNLKDYWESGEWAIIKAPGYKHDIKYNCCEEIYPDITYSLYIRRLPLFYTINLIIPCLLISFLTVLVFYLPSDCGEKVTLCISVLLSLTVFLLVITETIPSTSLVIPLIGEYLLFTMIFVTLSIVITVFVLNVHYRTPTTHTMPSWVKTVFLNLLPRVMFMTRPTSNEDNAQKPRPLSGAELSNLNCFSRAESKGCKEGYPCQDRMCGYCHHRRIKISNFSANLTRSSSSESVDAVLSLSALSPEIKEAIQSVKYIAENMKAQNEAKEIQDDWKYVAMVIDRIFLWVFTLVCILGTAGLFLQPLMAREDA; encoded by the exons TGCTGTTGGGGATTTCCAGGTGGATGACAAGACCAAAGCCTTACTCAAGTACACTGGGGAGGTGACTTGGATGCCTcctgccatctttaagagctccTGCAAAATTGACGTTACCTACTTCCCGTTTGATTACCAAAACTGCACCATGAAGTTCGGTTCCTGGTCCTACGACAAGGCGAAAATCGATCTGGTTCTGATCGGCTCCTCCATGAACCTCAAGGACTACTGGGAGAGCGGCGAGTGGGCCATCATCAAAGCCCCGGGCTACAAACATGACATCAAGTACAACTGCTGCGAGGAGATCTACCCCGACATCACATACTCGCTGTACATCCGGCGCCTGCCCTTGTTCTACACCATCAACCTCATCATCCCCTGCCTGCTCATCTCCTTCCTCACTGTGCTCGTCTTCTACCTGCCCTCCGACTGCGGTGAGAAGGTGACCCTGTGCATTTCCGTCCTCCTTTCCCTGACAGTGTTTCTCCTGGTGATCACTGAGACCATCCCTTCCACCTCGCTAGTCATCCCCCTGATTGGAGAGTACCTCCTGTTCACCATGATTTTCGTAACCCTGTCCATCGTCATCACTGTCTTCGTGCTCAACGTGCACTACAGAACCCCGACTACACACACAATGCCCTCATGGGTGAAGACCGTATTCTTGAACCTGCTCCCCAGGGTCATGTTCATGACCAGGCCAACAAGCAACGAGGACAACGCTCAGAAGCCAAGGCCCCTCTCTGGTGCCGAGCTCTCAAATCTGAATTGCTTCAGCCGTGCAGAGTCCAAAGGCTGCAAGGAGGGCTACCCCTGCCAGGACAGGATGTGTGGTTACTGCCACCACCGCAGGATAAAAATCTCCAATTTCAGTGCTAACCTCACAAGAAGCTCTAGTTCTGAATCTGTTGATGCTGTGCTCTCCCTCTCTGCTTTGTCACCAGAAATCAAAGAAGCCATCCAAAGTGTCAAGTATATTGCTGAAAATATGAAAGCACAAAATGAAGCCAAAGAG ATTCAAGATGATTGGAAGTATGTTGCCATGGTGATTGATCGTATTTTTCTGTGGGTTTTCACCCTGGTGTGCATTCTAGGGACGGCAGGATTGTTTCTGCAACCCCTGATGGCCAGGGAAGATGCATAA